In a genomic window of Candidatus Thiothrix sulfatifontis:
- a CDS encoding 2-isopropylmalate synthase translates to MSKDRLIIFDTTLRDGEQSPGASMTQEEKIRIALMLEKMRVDVIEGGFPIASPGDFEAVKAIASLVKDSTICGLARALEKDIDRAAEAIKPANSGRIHTFIATSPIHMQNKLRMTPDQVVEQAVFAVKRARNYTDDVEFSCEDAGRSEFDFLCRVIEAAINAGARTINIPDTVGYQIPSVFGDMVGRLIAHIPNADKAIFSVHCHNDLGLAVGNSLAAVMQGARQVECTINGLGERAGNASLEEVVMAIRVRPDVFPVETRIETTHIVPTSRLVSSVTGFPVQPNKAIVGANAFAHESGIHQDGVLKHRETYEIMRAQDVGWSDNKIVLGKHSGRNAFKTRLQELNIVLKSEEELNTAFSRFKDLADRKHDIFDEDLMVLMMDARSAQDFMAYELIALNVCSTTGEAPNASVTLKAHGKEQTATAIGGGPVDAVYKVIESIVGETATLALYSVNNITSGTDAQGEVTVRLDKGGRIIHGHGADTDIVIASAKAYVDAWNKLASQALREHPQHHQGV, encoded by the coding sequence ATGTCCAAAGACCGTTTGATTATTTTTGATACCACCTTACGTGATGGCGAACAAAGCCCCGGCGCGTCCATGACGCAAGAAGAGAAAATCCGCATTGCGTTGATGCTGGAAAAAATGCGCGTGGATGTGATCGAAGGCGGTTTCCCGATTGCCAGCCCCGGCGATTTTGAGGCGGTGAAAGCGATTGCCAGCCTTGTCAAAGACAGCACCATTTGCGGTTTGGCGCGTGCCTTGGAAAAGGATATTGACCGTGCGGCAGAAGCGATTAAGCCCGCGAATTCCGGGCGTATCCACACCTTTATTGCTACCTCACCGATCCACATGCAGAACAAGTTGCGCATGACCCCCGATCAAGTGGTTGAACAGGCGGTATTTGCGGTGAAACGGGCGCGGAATTACACCGATGACGTGGAATTTTCGTGTGAAGACGCGGGGCGTTCCGAGTTCGATTTTCTGTGCCGTGTAATTGAAGCGGCGATTAATGCGGGGGCGCGTACCATCAATATTCCCGACACAGTGGGTTATCAGATTCCCTCGGTGTTTGGCGATATGGTCGGGCGTTTGATTGCGCATATTCCGAATGCTGACAAAGCAATCTTTTCGGTGCATTGCCACAATGACCTCGGTTTGGCGGTGGGCAATTCCTTGGCGGCAGTGATGCAAGGCGCACGTCAGGTGGAATGTACTATCAACGGTTTAGGCGAACGCGCCGGTAACGCTTCCTTGGAAGAAGTGGTCATGGCGATTCGGGTGCGCCCCGACGTATTCCCGGTCGAAACCCGCATTGAAACCACGCATATCGTGCCGACTTCGCGTTTGGTTTCCAGTGTCACCGGCTTCCCGGTACAGCCTAACAAAGCCATTGTGGGCGCGAATGCGTTTGCGCACGAATCTGGCATTCACCAAGACGGCGTATTAAAGCACCGCGAAACCTACGAAATCATGCGGGCGCAAGACGTGGGTTGGTCAGACAATAAAATTGTGTTGGGCAAGCATTCCGGGCGCAATGCTTTCAAGACCCGCTTGCAAGAACTCAATATTGTGTTGAAATCCGAAGAAGAACTCAATACCGCCTTCTCGCGCTTCAAAGACTTGGCTGATCGCAAACACGACATCTTCGACGAAGACTTGATGGTGTTAATGATGGATGCGCGTTCTGCCCAAGATTTCATGGCGTATGAATTGATTGCGTTGAATGTTTGTTCCACGACCGGCGAAGCACCAAACGCCAGCGTTACCCTAAAAGCCCACGGCAAAGAACAGACTGCCACGGCTATTGGTGGTGGCCCAGTCGATGCGGTTTACAAAGTCATCGAAAGCATTGTCGGGGAAACCGCGACGCTGGCGCTGTACTCGGTCAACAACATTACTAGCGGTACGGATGCGCAAGGCGAAGTCACGGTACGTTTGGATAAAGGCGGTCGCATTATCCACGGTCACGGCGCGGATACCGACATCGTAATCGCTTCTGCTAAAGCGTATGTGGATGCGTGGAACAAACTCGCCAGCCAAGCGCTGCGCGAACACCCTCAGCACCATCAGGGAGTGTAA
- the pssA gene encoding CDP-diacylglycerol--serine O-phosphatidyltransferase yields the protein MEEQQLNTKAQPSKGIYLLPNLLTTGAMFGGFYAIVAAMQGKFEAAAIAVFIAMILDGLDGRVARMTNTQTEFGAQYDSLADLISFGVAPGLVMYQWALVHLQSAGVAWGKAGWLAAFVYVACAALRLARFNTQIGKVDKRFFVGLPSPAAAAVMVGMVWVFHDLEVMGRNVQIPALLLTLAVGLLMVSNISFYSFKDFDLRNRVPFVVVLAVVLAFALTTIDPPKVLFGVFLLYALSGPLFWVWRRWRKFQRRKST from the coding sequence GTGGAAGAGCAACAACTAAACACCAAAGCACAACCCAGCAAGGGCATCTATTTATTGCCCAATTTGCTAACCACCGGCGCGATGTTCGGTGGTTTTTATGCGATTGTCGCCGCCATGCAGGGCAAGTTTGAAGCTGCCGCGATTGCGGTATTCATCGCCATGATTTTGGATGGTTTGGATGGGCGCGTGGCGCGTATGACCAATACCCAGACCGAATTCGGGGCGCAATACGACAGTCTGGCGGATCTGATTTCCTTCGGTGTCGCGCCGGGTTTGGTGATGTATCAGTGGGCGTTGGTGCATTTGCAATCCGCAGGTGTGGCGTGGGGAAAGGCGGGTTGGTTAGCTGCGTTTGTTTATGTGGCGTGTGCGGCCTTGCGGTTGGCACGGTTCAATACGCAAATCGGTAAAGTTGACAAGCGTTTTTTTGTGGGCTTGCCAAGCCCGGCGGCGGCTGCGGTGATGGTGGGCATGGTGTGGGTGTTCCATGACCTTGAGGTGATGGGGCGCAATGTGCAAATTCCGGCGTTGTTGCTGACCTTGGCGGTGGGGCTGTTGATGGTGAGCAATATCAGTTTTTACAGTTTCAAAGATTTTGACCTGCGTAATCGTGTGCCATTCGTGGTGGTGTTGGCGGTAGTGCTGGCGTTTGCGTTGACGACGATTGACCCGCCTAAAGTGTTATTTGGGGTGTTTTTGTTGTATGCGTTGTCAGGGCCGTTGTTTTGGGTGTGGCGGCGCTGGCGGAAGTTTCAGCGGCGTAAATCGACGTAG